The following coding sequences are from one uncultured Cohaesibacter sp. window:
- a CDS encoding ribonuclease activity regulator RraA — MKIPTITRPSKDLISALAEIGTATISGEMSKLGITDPYICGPVPMTGGKEVKTIAGPALTLQFLPKRKDVYDIDEYDDPESQMHRQVLYQVEEGDVVVVDARGDLRSGVFGEMMVTYMAGRGGAGLIVDGCIRDCKKAIATGLPMWVRGTTPNFHTQTSLFPHAVNVPISCGGVLVMPGDIIVADADGAITVPVAFAEAALDVASEHAEWEDFSRFKLAQGGDLRKYYPLHKSAREEYQAWRAENPKK, encoded by the coding sequence ATGAAAATACCAACAATTACGCGCCCGTCTAAAGATCTCATAAGCGCGCTTGCGGAAATCGGAACCGCAACAATCAGCGGCGAGATGAGCAAACTGGGCATTACCGATCCATATATCTGTGGTCCGGTTCCGATGACAGGCGGCAAGGAAGTCAAGACCATTGCCGGTCCGGCGCTTACGCTTCAGTTTTTGCCAAAACGCAAAGATGTTTACGACATAGACGAATATGACGATCCTGAATCCCAAATGCACCGTCAGGTCCTCTATCAGGTTGAAGAAGGGGACGTTGTCGTAGTCGATGCGCGAGGCGATCTGCGCAGTGGTGTATTTGGTGAAATGATGGTCACCTATATGGCGGGGCGCGGCGGTGCAGGCCTGATCGTTGATGGATGTATTCGTGATTGCAAAAAGGCCATTGCGACAGGTCTCCCAATGTGGGTTCGTGGCACTACGCCGAATTTCCATACGCAGACGAGCCTGTTTCCCCATGCCGTCAATGTGCCTATTTCCTGTGGCGGCGTTCTTGTCATGCCCGGTGATATCATTGTCGCTGATGCTGATGGTGCCATCACTGTTCCCGTTGCATTTGCCGAGGCCGCCCTTGATGTGGCGAGCGAGCATGCAGAATGGGAAGATTTCTCGCGCTTCAAACTCGCTCAGGGCGGCGATCTTCGAAAATATTATCCGCTGCACAAAAGCGCTCGAGAAGAATATCAAGCCTGGCGCGCAGAAAACCCAAAAAAATAA
- a CDS encoding cache domain-containing protein: MKKLFHSISSKLYTLVAFFTVSFVAMLTYQLVTLYGNLDDFKRNELKSVVEIAYNVTQHFYDMYQDGALSEDDAAEQAKAALRKMYYEGKEYIFVLDNKGVMLVYPPSKKVENQNLMETTDSNGKFHVKAIVNTVMANGDGFVPYAWINPKDNVYYDKISYAKEFRPWGWAIGTGVLTTDVDQAFRNAAIKSAGFAAVIVLIAAGLGFFLARSIAKPVAALNGNILSIANHELDIEIDGKNRSDEIGEMSRAVETFRINAIERGRLENAERERDANRLRMVEQTNQLIESFQQQVAENLSIVSDRTNEMEAAAAQLSDIALETEQSSSQADSSSNDATNNVETVASAAEELTAAINEIMRQAERSRDVVAEATKDAKTSNEKVAELDDASRKIGEVVSLIQAIAEQTNLLALNATIEAARAGAAGKGFAVVAAEVKELANQTSKATEEIGSLINAIQDSSRETVASIAKIDAVMEKVDGYTSAIATAVEQQGAATGEIASNVQQAAFSTKSASSNMRDVMGKAQLTTRSAETVRNASGELKSSTDILKSQIEDFINKVSVA; the protein is encoded by the coding sequence ATGAAAAAACTCTTTCATTCGATCTCCAGTAAACTTTACACTCTGGTTGCCTTTTTTACTGTCTCCTTTGTGGCCATGCTGACCTATCAGCTCGTCACGCTTTACGGCAATCTGGATGACTTCAAGCGCAACGAGCTTAAAAGCGTTGTCGAGATTGCCTACAATGTAACCCAGCATTTTTATGACATGTATCAGGACGGTGCCCTGAGTGAAGATGATGCTGCGGAGCAGGCAAAAGCCGCTTTGCGCAAGATGTATTATGAAGGCAAGGAATATATCTTCGTGTTGGATAATAAGGGGGTGATGCTGGTTTATCCGCCGAGCAAAAAGGTTGAAAACCAGAACCTCATGGAAACCACGGACAGCAATGGCAAGTTTCATGTCAAGGCGATTGTGAATACCGTCATGGCGAATGGCGATGGTTTTGTTCCTTATGCCTGGATCAATCCCAAAGACAATGTCTATTATGACAAGATCAGCTACGCCAAAGAATTTCGCCCGTGGGGTTGGGCCATTGGCACCGGTGTTTTGACAACCGATGTTGATCAGGCTTTCAGAAATGCGGCGATCAAGAGTGCAGGCTTTGCGGCTGTCATCGTGTTGATCGCGGCCGGGCTTGGCTTCTTCCTGGCGCGCTCTATCGCCAAACCGGTTGCTGCTCTGAATGGCAATATCCTTTCCATCGCCAATCACGAGCTTGATATCGAGATTGATGGCAAAAACCGCAGCGATGAAATCGGTGAAATGAGCCGCGCTGTCGAGACCTTCCGCATCAACGCCATCGAACGTGGGCGGCTGGAAAATGCGGAACGGGAACGGGATGCAAATCGGCTCAGGATGGTTGAGCAAACCAATCAACTCATTGAATCTTTCCAGCAGCAAGTGGCCGAGAATCTGTCGATCGTTTCTGATCGGACCAATGAGATGGAAGCCGCTGCCGCCCAGCTCAGTGACATCGCGCTGGAGACAGAACAGAGCTCTTCTCAGGCTGATAGCTCTTCCAATGATGCGACCAATAATGTTGAGACGGTTGCCTCGGCTGCGGAAGAACTGACGGCGGCGATTAACGAGATCATGCGGCAAGCAGAACGCAGCCGTGACGTTGTGGCTGAAGCCACCAAGGATGCCAAGACGTCCAACGAGAAGGTTGCCGAGCTGGATGATGCGTCACGCAAGATCGGTGAGGTGGTCAGCCTCATTCAGGCGATTGCAGAGCAAACCAACCTGCTTGCGCTCAATGCCACCATCGAGGCGGCAAGGGCTGGCGCTGCAGGCAAAGGCTTCGCGGTCGTGGCTGCTGAAGTCAAGGAGCTCGCGAACCAGACCTCGAAGGCAACCGAAGAGATTGGTTCTCTGATCAATGCCATTCAGGATTCCAGTCGTGAAACCGTTGCGTCCATTGCCAAAATCGATGCCGTGATGGAAAAAGTGGACGGCTACACATCCGCCATTGCCACAGCTGTTGAGCAACAGGGCGCGGCGACCGGAGAAATCGCTTCCAACGTACAGCAGGCCGCTTTCAGCACGAAGTCAGCCTCCAGCAATATGCGTGATGTCATGGGCAAGGCGCAGCTGACGACACGGTCGGCAGAAACGGTCAGGAATGCCAGTGGTGAGTTGAAAAGCAGCACGGATATCCTGAAGAGTCAGATCGAAGACTTCATCAACAAAGTGTCTGTTGCGTAA
- a CDS encoding MaoC family dehydratase, producing MSYTLEQLSVGQAASFEKTICEADIQMFCGISGDINPVHISSIAAEHSVFGKRVAHGILVSGLTSAVLGMQLPGPGTIYMGQELRFVAPVYIGDTIRAEVEVVEILAEKKIVKLKTTSTNQDGKVVIEGLATVRPPRNS from the coding sequence GTGAGTTACACTTTGGAACAGCTTTCTGTCGGTCAGGCAGCTTCGTTTGAAAAAACGATCTGTGAAGCTGACATCCAGATGTTTTGCGGGATCAGTGGTGACATCAATCCCGTTCATATCAGTTCAATTGCTGCCGAGCACAGCGTCTTCGGCAAGCGCGTCGCACATGGCATTCTCGTCTCCGGGCTGACCTCTGCTGTTTTGGGCATGCAGTTGCCCGGGCCGGGTACGATCTACATGGGGCAGGAGTTGCGCTTTGTGGCACCGGTCTATATCGGAGATACCATTCGCGCCGAAGTCGAGGTCGTTGAGATCCTCGCCGAGAAGAAGATCGTCAAGCTCAAGACGACAAGTACAAATCAGGATGGCAAGGTTGTCATTGAGGGACTGGCAACCGTACGTCCTCCTCGAAATTCCTGA
- a CDS encoding ABC transporter ATP-binding protein, translating to MASVSLSDIRKSFGTVEVLHGIDLEIEKGEFVVFVGPSGCGKSTMLRLIAGLEEITSGTLHIDGEKANDIPPGERGIAMVFQSYALYPHMTVFQNMAFGLEMAGMAKSEIDQRVRKSAQMLQLTDYLERYPRNLSGGQRQRVAIGRAVTRDPKVFLFDEPLSNLDAALRVATRIEIANLKEQMPDTTMIYVTHDQVEAMTLADRIVVFNSGHIEQVGTPLELYDSPRNLFVAKFIGSPEMNILEGSLQMEQASPELKMRGATLRLPAIDKLKPSMNGQPLMVGVRPEHVRLSEPSSSRVSGKVLFSEKLGELTNLHLEVDKGSEAAFIAKLPDLVDVSRGDVVHLAFEDEKLHYFDAEGLAL from the coding sequence ATGGCAAGTGTGTCACTATCTGACATTCGAAAGTCGTTTGGTACAGTTGAAGTGCTTCACGGCATTGATCTGGAAATCGAAAAAGGTGAGTTCGTCGTTTTCGTCGGACCTTCAGGGTGCGGAAAGTCGACAATGCTGCGATTGATTGCCGGGCTGGAAGAAATCACCAGTGGCACGCTTCACATTGATGGAGAGAAGGCAAATGATATTCCTCCCGGTGAACGGGGGATTGCGATGGTGTTCCAGTCTTATGCGCTCTATCCGCACATGACCGTATTCCAGAATATGGCATTTGGTCTTGAAATGGCAGGAATGGCGAAAAGCGAAATCGACCAGCGTGTTCGCAAATCGGCCCAAATGCTGCAATTGACGGACTATCTGGAGCGCTATCCGCGCAATCTCTCGGGCGGCCAGCGTCAGAGGGTGGCAATCGGACGGGCGGTAACACGCGATCCGAAAGTCTTCCTGTTTGACGAACCCCTTTCCAACCTTGATGCAGCCTTGCGTGTGGCCACACGCATAGAAATTGCCAATCTGAAAGAGCAGATGCCTGACACGACCATGATCTATGTAACCCATGATCAGGTAGAGGCGATGACATTGGCTGACCGTATCGTCGTCTTCAATAGCGGCCATATCGAGCAGGTCGGTACACCGCTGGAGCTTTATGATAGTCCTCGAAATCTCTTTGTCGCAAAATTCATCGGATCGCCGGAAATGAATATTCTGGAAGGCAGTTTGCAGATGGAGCAGGCGTCTCCTGAACTAAAAATGAGGGGCGCGACCTTGCGTTTGCCTGCGATTGACAAATTGAAGCCCTCAATGAATGGGCAACCATTAATGGTTGGCGTCCGACCAGAGCATGTCCGGCTTTCCGAGCCGTCTTCATCAAGGGTATCTGGAAAAGTGTTGTTTTCTGAAAAATTGGGAGAGCTTACCAATCTCCATCTGGAAGTTGACAAGGGCTCGGAAGCGGCCTTTATCGCCAAATTACCGGATTTGGTGGATGTCAGTCGGGGAGATGTGGTGCATTTGGCTTTTGAAGATGAGAAGCTACACTATTTTGATGCGGAAGGGTTGGCTCTTTAA
- a CDS encoding NIPSNAP family protein: MIFEMRTYTIKIGKLKDYIDHFEKVGMPIISNYATLVGYWHTDIGELNQVIHIWSYSDLNDRAKKRKELYQDNAWLTEFIPSAMEMLEKQESKIISAANFSPIR; this comes from the coding sequence ATGATCTTTGAAATGAGAACTTATACGATCAAGATAGGTAAGTTAAAGGACTATATCGACCACTTTGAAAAAGTTGGAATGCCAATCATCTCCAATTATGCAACCCTTGTTGGTTATTGGCACACGGACATAGGTGAACTAAACCAAGTAATTCATATTTGGTCCTACAGCGATTTGAATGATAGAGCGAAAAAGAGAAAAGAGCTTTATCAGGATAACGCATGGCTAACCGAGTTTATTCCAAGCGCTATGGAAATGTTAGAGAAGCAGGAATCAAAGATAATCAGCGCGGCAAACTTTTCACCGATTAGATAA
- a CDS encoding beta-ketoacyl-ACP reductase, whose protein sequence is MLKDKVCIVTGAAQGIGRCIVETFAAEGAAKIYACDMNIDAMADYKEKYTNVEAVSLNVCNRDDIAALVEKIKETGGKIDVLVNNAGITRDGLLDRMSEKDWDMVIDVNLKGVFNMTQFVSPVMIANGAGSIITMSSVVGTDGNIGQTNYAATKAGVIAMTKSWAKEFSRKGAQVRANCVAPGFIKTPMTADLPEKVIAYMESKTPLGHMGEAEDIAQGVLFLASDRARFITGQVLKVDGGLVI, encoded by the coding sequence ATGCTTAAAGATAAGGTTTGCATTGTAACCGGCGCCGCGCAGGGCATCGGCCGTTGTATTGTTGAAACATTCGCCGCCGAAGGCGCTGCGAAAATCTACGCATGCGACATGAATATTGATGCAATGGCTGATTACAAAGAGAAATATACGAATGTAGAAGCCGTTTCCCTAAATGTTTGCAATAGAGACGACATTGCAGCCCTTGTCGAAAAGATCAAGGAGACAGGCGGAAAAATCGACGTTCTTGTCAATAATGCTGGCATAACCCGTGACGGTCTGCTCGACCGTATGAGCGAAAAAGACTGGGACATGGTCATTGACGTCAATCTCAAGGGCGTTTTCAACATGACCCAGTTTGTCTCCCCGGTCATGATCGCCAACGGTGCAGGCTCCATCATCACCATGTCATCTGTGGTGGGAACCGACGGCAATATCGGCCAGACCAACTATGCCGCCACCAAAGCGGGCGTCATCGCCATGACCAAAAGCTGGGCCAAGGAATTCTCCCGCAAGGGTGCCCAGGTTCGTGCAAACTGCGTTGCTCCGGGCTTCATCAAAACCCCGATGACCGCAGACCTGCCGGAAAAAGTTATCGCCTACATGGAAAGCAAGACCCCGCTTGGCCACATGGGCGAAGCCGAAGACATTGCTCAGGGCGTTCTCTTCCTTGCCAGTGATCGCGCACGCTTCATCACCGGACAGGTTCTCAAAGTTGACGGCGGACTGGTAATCTAA
- a CDS encoding CoA-transferase: MQVKIMTPEQAADLVEDNDRVILGGFIGAVVPETVEIALRDRFLKTGSPKNLDLYFTAGQGDGKDRANNHLAHEGLVKRVIGGHWGLIPKLQDLANRNVIEAYNLPQGVIAQLIRDSAAGKPGTLSHVGLGTFVDPRVEGGKINEATKEDIVSVMEIAGKDYLFYNRIDATVALLRGTTADKHGNITMEDECLFLENLAAAQLVSNMGGKVIVQVKRLVEHGELDPQQVRIPGILVDAVVIASGDEHMQTFAETLNPAYCGRGTRGGEKAKPRKLDAKKIIARRAALELREGAVLNYGIGVPEVIAEVTDEEGVTDKMIATVEPGAIGGTPAGGLSFGAAAFPDAVITQDQMFDFYDGGGVDQAFLGLAEADEEGNINVSRFGPTIAGCGGFINITQNAKEVCFCGTFTAGGFKFETGDGTLKITQEGRIKKFLDKVQQITFSGEQARQNDKHVLYITERAVFKLVREGIELIEIAPGVDLQKDVLDQMAFKPKVSSDLKEMDARLFKDEPIGLTLRPSLSI, translated from the coding sequence ATGCAAGTAAAAATCATGACCCCAGAGCAAGCTGCCGATCTTGTTGAAGATAACGACCGTGTTATTCTGGGAGGATTCATTGGTGCCGTTGTTCCCGAAACTGTTGAGATAGCACTACGGGACCGATTTCTTAAAACGGGAAGCCCAAAGAATCTTGATCTATACTTCACAGCAGGGCAAGGCGACGGCAAAGATCGCGCCAATAACCATCTGGCTCATGAAGGGCTGGTCAAGCGGGTCATTGGCGGCCACTGGGGTCTTATCCCGAAGCTGCAGGATCTGGCCAATCGCAACGTCATCGAAGCATACAATCTTCCGCAGGGCGTGATTGCCCAGCTCATTCGTGACAGTGCCGCTGGCAAGCCCGGAACTCTGTCCCATGTGGGACTCGGAACGTTTGTCGATCCCCGTGTAGAGGGTGGCAAAATCAATGAGGCAACCAAGGAAGATATCGTATCGGTGATGGAGATTGCCGGTAAGGACTATCTTTTCTACAATCGGATTGATGCGACGGTTGCCCTGCTGCGCGGAACGACCGCTGACAAGCATGGCAACATCACCATGGAAGACGAGTGTCTTTTCCTTGAGAACCTCGCCGCAGCCCAGCTTGTCTCCAACATGGGTGGTAAGGTCATCGTGCAGGTCAAGCGCCTTGTCGAACATGGTGAGCTGGACCCACAGCAGGTCCGTATTCCCGGCATTCTGGTTGATGCGGTGGTCATTGCCAGTGGCGACGAGCATATGCAGACCTTTGCGGAGACGCTGAATCCTGCCTATTGCGGTCGTGGAACGCGCGGCGGGGAAAAGGCCAAGCCACGCAAACTCGACGCCAAGAAAATCATCGCTCGCCGCGCCGCTCTGGAATTGCGGGAAGGTGCAGTGCTGAACTATGGCATCGGGGTTCCTGAGGTGATTGCCGAAGTAACCGATGAAGAAGGCGTGACCGACAAGATGATTGCGACCGTCGAACCGGGGGCTATCGGTGGTACGCCTGCAGGTGGTCTCAGCTTCGGTGCGGCGGCCTTCCCGGATGCTGTGATTACACAGGATCAAATGTTTGATTTTTACGACGGTGGTGGTGTTGATCAGGCCTTCCTCGGATTGGCTGAGGCCGACGAGGAAGGCAACATCAACGTTTCGCGTTTCGGTCCGACAATTGCCGGTTGTGGCGGTTTCATCAATATTACGCAGAATGCGAAGGAAGTGTGCTTCTGTGGAACCTTCACGGCTGGCGGTTTCAAGTTCGAGACCGGCGACGGAACCTTAAAAATTACGCAGGAAGGCCGGATCAAGAAGTTTCTCGACAAGGTGCAGCAAATCACGTTTTCCGGTGAGCAGGCGCGTCAGAATGACAAGCATGTGCTCTATATCACCGAACGCGCGGTTTTTAAACTGGTGCGGGAAGGGATCGAGTTGATCGAAATCGCACCGGGTGTCGACTTGCAGAAGGATGTTCTGGATCAGATGGCATTCAAACCAAAAGTGAGTTCTGATCTCAAAGAAATGGACGCACGTCTGTTTAAGGATGAACCGATCGGACTAACACTGCGCCCTTCTCTGTCCATCTAG
- the fabV gene encoding enoyl-ACP reductase FabV, which produces MIIQPIIKGQVAKSCHPIGCAKAVEDQITYVRNAKQIANGPKKVLVLGASSGFGLASRISLAFGGAKADTIGVAFERGPSEKGVGTAGWYNLITFQQEAEKEGLIAKNFVGDAFSPDMRRAVVDYIKSEFGGSVDLVVYSLATGVRPDPQTGTLIRSSIKTIGEPLVGYTVNLEKDCFEESTLESATEQEIEDTVKVMGGEDWEEWINFLSDEGVLAKGCQTFAYSYIGSDITYRIYHEGTLGRAKTHLQQTADKLDRQLSAIDGQAHVAVCKALVTKASVFIPAFSPYILALFRVMKDLGLHEGCIEQMQRLYGDRVYSESGTIATDEKRLVRVDDLELRPDVQEKVRAILAKMTPENFTELGDYDGYKNDFLKLNGFGLGEVDYDQDVDIDQLKSM; this is translated from the coding sequence ATGATTATTCAACCAATCATCAAGGGTCAGGTGGCCAAATCCTGCCATCCAATCGGCTGCGCAAAGGCCGTGGAAGACCAGATTACCTATGTGCGCAATGCCAAGCAGATTGCCAATGGTCCCAAAAAAGTGCTTGTTCTTGGTGCCTCGTCCGGTTTCGGCCTTGCCTCCCGTATCTCGTTGGCATTCGGCGGTGCCAAAGCGGATACGATCGGTGTCGCCTTCGAGCGTGGTCCGTCAGAAAAAGGTGTTGGAACAGCGGGATGGTATAACCTGATCACCTTTCAGCAAGAGGCGGAAAAAGAGGGGCTGATTGCAAAGAACTTTGTCGGGGATGCCTTTTCTCCAGATATGCGCAGAGCTGTCGTTGACTATATCAAGTCCGAATTCGGTGGTAGCGTAGATCTGGTCGTCTATTCTCTGGCGACCGGTGTGCGCCCCGATCCCCAGACGGGCACCCTGATCCGCTCTTCGATCAAAACGATCGGTGAGCCGCTCGTGGGCTATACGGTCAATCTTGAGAAGGATTGCTTCGAAGAGAGCACGCTCGAGTCTGCGACAGAACAGGAAATCGAAGATACTGTAAAAGTCATGGGCGGTGAAGACTGGGAAGAGTGGATCAACTTCCTGTCGGACGAGGGGGTTCTGGCAAAAGGCTGTCAGACTTTTGCCTATTCTTATATCGGGTCCGACATTACCTATCGCATTTATCACGAGGGAACGTTGGGCCGTGCCAAAACCCATCTGCAACAGACGGCTGATAAGCTGGATAGGCAGCTAAGTGCCATTGATGGACAGGCGCATGTTGCTGTCTGCAAGGCTCTTGTTACCAAGGCTAGCGTATTTATTCCCGCCTTTTCTCCCTACATTCTTGCTCTTTTCCGTGTCATGAAAGACTTGGGACTGCACGAAGGATGCATTGAGCAAATGCAGCGTCTTTACGGAGATCGTGTTTATTCCGAAAGTGGCACTATTGCTACGGACGAAAAACGTCTTGTCCGTGTGGACGATTTGGAACTTCGTCCCGATGTGCAAGAAAAGGTGCGTGCTATCCTTGCCAAGATGACCCCGGAAAACTTTACTGAACTGGGTGACTATGACGGCTATAAGAATGATTTTCTCAAGTTGAACGGATTCGGTCTTGGTGAAGTTGACTATGATCAAGACGTGGACATAGATCAGTTGAAGTCTATGTGA
- a CDS encoding acetyl-CoA C-acetyltransferase codes for MTKIFIVGAKRTAMGSFLGTLSSLPAARIGAAAISAALDQAQVKPELLDEVIVGNVLGGAQGMGPGRQASVYAGVPKTVPAYTVNMICGSGMKTIMEAASHIKAGDASLVVAAGMECMSQAPFALPGKSRTGHKMGPQTLIDTMVNDGLTDVFNNYHMGITAENLAEKFDISRQDQDAFALRSQQRAYAAVQDGLFDAEITPVEVKLRRETVSFARDEYPRGDASMEKMAKLKPAFKPDGTVTAGNASGINDGGVAFVLASEEAVKAHGLKPLAELVAYGQGGVDPSIMGYGPVPAIKQALARANMKLEDMQRLELNEAFAAQAIAVMKGLSKDHGVSMDWFEDKTNVTGGAIALGHPLGASGGRITTTLLYGMMREDLELGLASLCIGGGMGTAVILRRVS; via the coding sequence ATGACAAAAATCTTTATCGTAGGTGCCAAGCGCACAGCCATGGGCAGCTTTCTGGGCACGCTTTCCAGCTTGCCCGCAGCCCGCATCGGCGCAGCGGCCATCTCGGCCGCTCTCGATCAGGCTCAGGTGAAGCCGGAACTTCTGGACGAAGTCATCGTCGGCAACGTTCTGGGCGGCGCTCAGGGCATGGGTCCGGGCCGTCAGGCCTCCGTCTATGCTGGCGTTCCCAAAACGGTTCCAGCCTACACCGTCAACATGATCTGTGGCTCTGGCATGAAGACCATCATGGAAGCGGCATCCCACATCAAGGCAGGCGATGCCTCACTGGTCGTCGCCGCAGGTATGGAATGCATGTCGCAGGCTCCATTTGCGCTTCCGGGCAAAAGCCGGACCGGTCACAAGATGGGCCCTCAAACCCTCATCGACACCATGGTCAATGACGGCCTGACGGACGTATTCAACAACTACCATATGGGCATCACGGCGGAAAATTTGGCCGAGAAATTCGATATTTCGCGGCAAGATCAGGACGCCTTTGCCCTGCGCAGCCAACAGCGCGCCTATGCTGCGGTTCAGGATGGTCTGTTCGATGCGGAAATCACACCGGTAGAGGTTAAGCTTCGCCGGGAAACGGTCAGCTTTGCCCGTGACGAATATCCCCGTGGCGACGCTTCCATGGAAAAAATGGCCAAACTGAAACCGGCCTTCAAACCCGATGGAACCGTGACCGCTGGCAATGCCTCCGGCATCAACGACGGCGGTGTCGCCTTCGTCTTGGCATCCGAAGAAGCTGTAAAAGCACATGGCCTCAAACCATTGGCAGAATTGGTGGCCTATGGTCAGGGCGGCGTTGATCCATCTATCATGGGCTACGGCCCGGTTCCGGCGATCAAGCAGGCGCTGGCTCGTGCAAACATGAAACTGGAAGACATGCAACGCCTCGAACTGAACGAAGCTTTTGCAGCGCAGGCAATCGCTGTCATGAAAGGGCTGAGCAAAGACCATGGCGTTTCCATGGACTGGTTCGAAGACAAAACCAACGTGACGGGCGGCGCCATTGCTCTTGGCCATCCGCTGGGCGCATCTGGTGGACGCATCACGACCACCTTGCTCTACGGCATGATGCGCGAAGACCTTGAACTCGGTCTCGCCTCACTTTGCATTGGTGGTGGTATGGGGACGGCTGTTATTCTGCGCCGCGTTTCCTAA
- a CDS encoding LysR family transcriptional regulator, which produces MLDKMVYFLNVVRTGSFSDAARLYGISASAGSRWIIELEEKLGVSLLKRSTRKVVATEAGQHLYDRFDGVNAEIEDIFAELQRFGQEERGTIVVASTPLYAKRFLARIVGEYLLDHPNVNFRIIETAFDVDMVEDVDFYIRANATYDGFQEKDSLLIRRSLLRYPLVACCSPEYANRYGVPHTPEELTKHNCLFAHTLVGGNKWVFEYKGEYTTVKIARTVEVDDSEIIKAIALTGGGVAYLPLSLLRSELAAGQLISILSDYLDAEFELNLYYRQRRQMPRLCTNFKDFMIKRTKEIGDEESVFAY; this is translated from the coding sequence ATGCTTGATAAAATGGTCTATTTCTTGAATGTGGTGCGAACCGGTTCATTTTCCGATGCCGCGCGGCTTTATGGCATTTCAGCCAGTGCGGGCAGTCGATGGATCATCGAATTGGAAGAGAAGCTGGGTGTCAGCCTTCTCAAGCGGTCGACCAGAAAGGTTGTCGCAACCGAAGCCGGGCAGCATCTCTATGATCGCTTCGACGGGGTGAATGCGGAAATTGAGGATATTTTCGCCGAGTTGCAACGCTTCGGGCAGGAAGAGCGCGGCACGATTGTTGTTGCCTCGACACCACTTTATGCCAAGCGTTTTCTGGCCCGTATCGTCGGGGAATATCTGCTGGATCATCCCAATGTCAATTTCCGGATCATTGAGACAGCGTTTGACGTTGATATGGTCGAAGATGTCGATTTCTATATCAGGGCCAATGCCACCTATGACGGTTTTCAGGAAAAGGACAGTCTGCTGATCCGCCGCTCGCTGCTGCGCTATCCGCTGGTTGCCTGCTGTTCTCCCGAATATGCCAATCGCTATGGTGTGCCCCACACGCCGGAAGAGTTGACCAAGCATAACTGCCTGTTTGCCCATACGTTGGTTGGCGGCAACAAGTGGGTCTTCGAATATAAGGGCGAATACACCACGGTGAAGATCGCGCGCACGGTTGAGGTGGATGACAGCGAGATCATCAAGGCGATTGCTCTGACGGGGGGCGGGGTGGCCTATCTGCCGCTGAGCCTGTTGCGGTCAGAGCTTGCCGCGGGGCAACTGATCTCGATTCTGAGTGATTATCTGGACGCCGAATTCGAGCTTAACCTCTATTATAGACAGCGTCGCCAGATGCCGCGTTTATGCACAAATTTCAAGGATTTCATGATCAAGCGAACCAAGGAAATCGGCGACGAAGAAAGTGTTTTCGCATATTAA